Genomic DNA from Segatella copri:
GAAGATTTCAACAACAAGCTGAACCGTGTGCTCAAGGAGATAAGCAATGTGCTTGCCATTCCGCAGCCGATAGAGGAGGAGCGAAAATATATCGTGAAGCTGACGGGCGAGGTTCCTAATGCGATAGACAGCGATATTGTTCAGACTTATCTTACGGGTGAGCCGGGTAGCGAGATTCGTCTTCGCCGTCGCGGTTTCGAGGGAGGCAAGTATGTGTATGTTCACACCACCAAGAAGCGTATTTCAGACAATGAGCAGATAGAGACCGAGCGACAGATTAATGCCAATCTTTACGAGAGTATGCTTCAGCAGGCTGACCCTTACCGCCAGCGCATTCATAAGCATCGCAAGAGTTTTATCTGGAAGGGCCAGTATTTCGAGCTCGACGAGTTTCTTGAGCCGGTTTCCGACCTGATGATTCTTGAAACCCGCGGCATTTCTGCCAACGAGAGTGTGAAGTTTCCTCCTTTCATTCAGGTGCTGGAGGATATTACGGGCAACAGCAAATATTATAATTATAACATAGCGCTGAAGCGGTAAATCAGCCGAAAATGTAAAAAGTTACGGAGATAATTCATATTCTCCGTAACTTTTTACATAAACCACTCACTTTTGGTGTTATTGAGTTTCATCATTCTATTTTCTCCTTTATCCGTTGTACTTGAACACCTTGACCATTTCCTTGTCGCCACCCACAAGCTGGCTACATCTGTTCAGCATTCCGGTGTCTGAGAAACCGCATTTCTCCATGACTTTCCCTGATGCAGGATTGCCTGTGAAATGGTCTGCCCAGATGTTTTCGAAATGCTTCTCGTTGATGCAGTAGTCAAGCATCAGCTTCAAGGCTTCGGTGCAGATTCCTTGGTTCCAAAATGGCTTTCCTACCCAGTAGCCCACCTCACAGTCGTTTTCTCCGATAGGGATGTTGCTGGTTTCATGGGTGTAGTAGCCGATGCAGCCGATAGCCTCGCCAGTCTCTTTCAACACAATCGCCCATGTCGTGTCATTATGGAAGAATGTCCGGATTATCTCCCGACTTTCTTCTACAGACTTATGCGCCGGCCATCCAGCACGTGGTCCTACGTCAGGGTCGGAGGCGTACTTGAAGAGCGCCTCTGCATCTGATTCCTGCCAATATCGAAGTAAAATTCTTTCTGTTTCCATCAGATTATTTCAATGAAATTCTTCGTTCTTTATTTTGTTATCTACTGAACTTTCGCAAGTTTTGCCCACACGCCCTGAACCAACGGTCACCGGCCGAAGGGAAAGGTAAAGGGCAGAAGCCCGTACTTGAACCACATACGAAAGTTCAATTATTAATTTTTAAGGCAAAGATAATAAAAAAAGGGAAAATGAGCAAAAAAATGATGATTTTTTACTCATTTCCCTTTAACTTTCTTTGGAAATCCTTAATGACCTTAATGACCGTGACCTTAATGACCGGATTTCTCAGTTTTTTTATCCCATGCAGCTCGTTACTCCGAGCGTAGTAGCGATAGCGGTCAGTATGCTGATGGCTATCTGCAGAATTGTTTTCCAAGTGTTCGCTTTCATTTTTTTGAATGTTGAATGTTGAATGTTGAATTTTTTTTTGGGGGGGGATAGGCTGGGCTAGGGGCTAGCACCCTAGCCAGTCTATCCTTGCGCTATTCAAGGCCGTCGCCAGTATCGTCCTTGCCGGTAGTACCGCCGCTTGATTCAGAGCCTTGGCCTTCGCTGCCGGTCTGACCGGTGTTTGAACCGCCTGGGGTAGAACCGCCTGGCGTATTATCCGGAGTGGTTGGGGCGTTGAGGTCAACGTTGGTCTTACCCTCCTTCTTCGCCTGGTTGATGCGTGACTTCGCCTGGTTGATTTCCAGAAGATTTGCGTTCACGCTACGCATTACGATGCTGTAATTAATCATAGTCGTTTGTAGTATGTTTAGTGTCCGTGTTTGCAACTCCCCAGAACGCCCCGTTCCTGCCGTTTTCGGGGTCTTCATTGATGACCGGCGCCTGCCATCATTTATGACCCGCGTTGGTCTTAAGAGAAGACCCGAGCAAGGCACAAAAGGCTGTTCTTTCGATTGCCGGTGCAAAGATACAACATTTTCGGACAGAATGCAAGCTATTACCCTAACTTTCTATGCTGAAAATTGCGTAAGTGGCTGATAGATAATATTTTCTATCGTTTTCTATCAGAACTTTATTGCAGAAACATTGCAAAACAGGAAAATACGCATTGAAGGTAGCCGAAGAAACGTGAAAAGCGGTCATTAAGGTCAAGGTCATTAAGGTCATTAAGCACTTTTCGCTCGCTCTCTTTTCTTATAATATAATATTAAAATTATTTAATATTATATTATATATATATTCCGTTCCCCCCGAAACCCTTAATGACCTTAATGACCTTGACCTTAATGACCGGGGGACACCAGTTTTTGAATGTTTGTTTGTGGTATAAATACTTTACATTTGCAAAATGAGTATTGGGAGGATGCTTATAGGTATTGAGTTGATAATATGTCATTTTTGGTCATTAAGGTCAAGGTCATTAAGGTCATTAAGCTTTTTGCATGAAGTTTAGAATCCGCTTTTTTAAAAAAAAACGACCTGTGTTTGCATACGTTTGTAACTGTTTGAATGATAGTGTGAAAGCTTTTCTAATTGCCTGGAATTCTAAAGTTTTTGCCCTTGCAGGGCGTGTGGAGCCTACATGCGAAACTTCAGTAAATCATGTGTTTTTAAAAGAAAACCTCTCCCTCAGCAAATCAACAGCTAAGGAAGAGGTTTGTACAGTTGGTCTTTTTGAAGACCGATTATAACTTAAAAATATTTGAATTTTCTTAAAGCTTTGACCAGTCGATGCTGCGGATAAATGCCAAGGTTGAAACCCAATCGCAGTCGAGGCAGAAAGGAGTAGGAACATCCGGGGTGTTGTAATAAGCCAGGGTAAACTCTGTATCTGCATCCTTAAATGCCTTGTGGTCGATGGTTGCCTGCTTGAAAAACTGGGTTACGAGCGGCTTGTTCTTGTTTGAAGCCTCCTTCAGTCGCTTCTGGTAGAGCGTAATATAAACACTCATGGCGTAGGCCTGCTCGTTGAGATAGCGAACCTTTATGTTCAAGGTGTCCTTGCTCAGATTTTTGTCGAGCATTACATACGGTGGCAGAATCTTGCTGCGCATGTAGGTCATTGCGTCAAACTTGAAGAGGGCTGTACGGCGCTCGTCCATGCTCTTCGTGGTGTCGTTGAGGATTGCATCAGAAGTGCGGAGCACCTCGTTTAATACATCCTGGGCGCTTGCCTTAGCTATGCTGAGGGTGAGCGCAAATAATAATATTATGTATCTCATCTTTTTGAAATTATTAATTATCAATTCTTTTTAATCGTTGGTGTGGCGCAAGAGGAAGATGCTGTGGTCGATGCACGCTGGCAATTCTTCCTTATAATGCGTTACCATAATCATGGTTTTGTTCTGGCGGCGACAGAAGGCCTCGATGACGTCTTTTACAAGACGGCGGTTGCGGTTGTCGAGTCCGTGGAGCGGCTCATCGAGAATCAGCAGTTCCGGATCCTTGACAAAGGCACGTGCCAGGAGAACGAGGCGCTGTTCGCCGCTGGAGAGCTTCAGGAAACCACGGTCTTCAAGACCTTCCAGTCCGAAGACTTTCATCCAGAAGCGGCACTTGTCCATATCTTCTTCCTTCGGCTTTACATAGAGGCCTACGGAATCCATCAAGCCGCTTGCCACGATGCGGATGGCTGGCAGGTCGCGCTGGTAAGAGCGGTGAAGCTCAGGCGATACGTAGCCGATGTGTTTCTTGATGTCCCAGATGCTTTCGCCGCTGCCTCGAGGATTGTCGAAGAGGGTGATGTCGCAGGCATAACTCTGCGGATTATCGGCACAAACCAGACTGAGGAGCGTACTTTTTCCGGCTCCGTTCTGTCCGCTCAAAGCCCATCGTTCGCCGTTCATCACGGTCCAGTCGAGGTCGTTGAGGATGATTCGCTCGCCATACTGAATGCGCACCTTGTTCATCTTCACCACTTCCTGGGTGTGATATTCGCGGTCGCTGTAAGGCTGGTCTACGATGGCCTGTTCCAGCTCCGGGCTCAGTACATGGGCAGGCGCGGATTCTCTGCCGGCAAGATATTCGGCGAGGGTTACCTTAGGCAGAACCTTCATATCCTTTACTTCTACCACGTGGGTGATGAAATCAGGAATATCATCGCTCTTGCTCAGCACGAGGATAATCTGCAGGGCTCGCTCTGAAGAGAGGGTCTTGAGCAGTTCCTTGAGCTGGTCGCGGGTTTCAGCATCGAGTCCGATAAACGGATTGTCCATGATGAGCACGCGAGGCTCTGAGAAGAGGGTAGAGGCAAGTTTGAACTTGCGGAGCTCGCCACTTGAGAGCAGGATGGTGTATTTGTCCATCAGGTGCTGCATGTGGAAGAGTTCGTAGATGTGCTGCTGCAGGGCTCTGCGCTCCGGAGTGTCTTCGCCTGCCATCCGGTAGGCTTCTTCCAACTTGTCCTTTACGATAGGCGTGTTCTCGTCTATTTCGAGCTGGTTCCAGCGCTGCTGTAGGAAATAAGTGCGGTCGTTATCGCCTCCGTAGGTGTCGCGGAAGGTAATATACTTGATGTTGTCGCTCACCATTGTTTTCTGACTAGGTGAGAAATCGTAATCAGGGTCGTGCATCAGGAGTGGGTGGCGACCTACGATGATGTCAACAAACATTGATTTTCCTCCACCGTTCGGACCTACGATAGCGATGTGCTCACCATCGCACGCCTCGAAGTTTACGGGGTCTGCCATACGCCATTCAGGCATACGGGTAACACCATTTTTAATGCTAATAATCTTTTGCATCTCTCTTATTTTTTTATTCTACTCTGATTCTTTGTTGCAAAGTCTTTCCAGCTGCTGTAGTACTTGGCGTCGGTCTCCGGGCGGTTCATCTGCAGAAAGTGGCAGTAGGCTGCCCCCAGTGCATCGGTAGCGTCCATGAACTTCGGCATTTCGTCTTGCTGAATATGGAGCAGTCGCTGCAGCATTCCCGCCACCTGTTCCTTCGAAGCCTGTCCCTGTCCCGTAATAGCCATCTTGATTTTGAGTGGCGCATATTCGTGGATAGGAACGCTGTGATGAATGGCGGCTGCGATGGCTACTCCCTGCGCTCTGCCCAGCTTGAGCATCGACTGCACGTTCTTGCCGAAGAAGGGGGCTTCGATGGCCATCTCATCGGGCAGATAGCTGTCAATGATGCCGGTTACGCGGTCGAAGATCTTGCCCAGCCGGAGATAGGGATCGCTCTCCTTGCGCATGTCGATGACGCCCATCACCACCAGTTCGGCCTTGTTGCCGATGATGCGGATTACGCCATAGCCCATCACGTTGGTTCCGGGGTCAATGCCGAGAATGATCTTCTCTGTATTCGATTTCTTGATCATCGCTGATAAATCTCCTGACTTTTTAAAAATGCTGTTTTAACGGTCCATATATGGATTGTGAGCGAGCTCTTCGCCTATGCTGGTGTATTCGCCATGACCCGGGAGAACCTGGGTTTCGTCAGGCAACTGACCGAGATGGCGCAGACTGTTGATGATGCGGAACATGCTGCCTCCAGGGAAATCGGTTCTGCCGATAGAGTTGTGGAAGAGGGTGTCGCCGGTGAAGGCTACGTGCTCTGCCTCGCAATAGAAGGTGACGGAACCGCTGCTGTGGCCAGGAGTGGCGATGACCTGGAACTCGTGGTTGCCGAACTTGATGACCTCTTCATCTTCGAAGAATCTGCCAATAGGCGGAAACTGGTAATCGAGTTGCATCTGATAGAAGGTTTCTGCCTGCTTGGCGAGTCCCTTCATCAGTTTTTCATCTGCTGCCGATACTTCAGGTTTCAGTCCGAACTCCTGATAGATGGTGTTGTTGCCGAAGTTATGGTCAAGATGGCCATGGGTTACGAGCAGGTGAACGGGCTTGAGCTGGTTCTCCTTAATATATTGTGTAATAGCCGTCCGCTCTTCCGGATAGAAGGCGCCGCAATCGATGATGACGCATTCCTTGGTCTCATCGCTCACCACGTAGCAGTTTTCCTGCAACATGTTTACTTGAAATCTTTCTATATGTAACATTTCTTACTTTGAACTTTATGATTACTTTTCACTCTTCACTCTTCTAAGCCGGAACGTAAACCAGTTGCTTGTCCTGGCTGAACCATTCTTCATCGAAGAAAGTGCTGAGCGGAGTGATTTCTGAAATCTTGAAGTATTGCTTCAGTTCTTCTTTCAGATTGCCGCCTTTCAGACACATAAGTCCGTTAGGCAGAGCGTTTTGCCCCTTCTGCTTAAAGTTTTTCTTGATAATCTTCATCAGGTCAGGAAGTTGCATTACCGCACGGCTTACCACGAAATCGTACTTGCCTTTTTCGTCTTCTCCGCGCAGGTGTTCAGCCTTGAGATTCTGCAGATTGATGGCCGTAGCCACCTCGTTGCAGACTCTGATTTTCTTGCCCGTTCCATCTATCAGCTTGAACTTGCATTCAGGGAAGAGGATAGCGAGCGGAATGCCCGGGAAACCTCCGCCGCAGCCGAAATCGAGAATCTCCGTGCCCGGACGGAAATGGATGGCTTTGGCTATAGCCAGAGAATGGAGCACGTGGTGCTCGTACAGATTATCGATGTCCTTGCGGCTGATGACATTGATCTTGCTGTTCCAGTCGCGGTATAATGCATCGAGTGCCTCGAACTGCTTTTTCTGCTCTTCCGTGAGATTCGGGAAGTATTTCTCTATTATTTCTATCATATAATTATATGTATTCTTCTTTATTTCTACTGATTTTTCTGCAAAGGTAGTGTAAAAAATCGGAAAACACGTAATAAAAACATCAAAATCTGTCAGATTATGCTCGTATATTAAGATTTTTGCGTAACTTTGCACCCGTTTTCAATATAATTTAAGCAAAAATAGATAAAAACAGACAAGAAAATATGATAAAAGCAGCACTCTTCGATCTGGATGGTGTGGTATTCGATACAGAATCACAGTACTCCATCTTCTGGGGAATGATAGGCAGGGAGTATCATCCGGAAATGCCCGATTTCGAATATCGCATCAAAGGACAGACTCTGGTTCAGATTTACGACAAGTATTTCACCGATGAAGCCGTCTTCGCCCACATCGAAGGTTTTACAGGCGCAAAGGAGGAACAGGCTAAGATTACAGCCCGACTGGATGAGTTTGAAAAGACCATGCAGTATGAATATATTGCAGGGTTCGAAGACTTCATCAGCGACTTGAAGCAGCATGGCGTAAAATGCGCTGTGGTAACGAGCAGCAACATTCAGAAGATGCTGAATGTCTATGAACGTCACCCGGAATTCAAGGCTTATTTCGACCGCGTGCTGACCAGCGAGGATTTCGCCGAGAGCAAGCCTCATCCAGACTGCTATCTGAAAGGTGCAGCCTATTTCGGTGTGGAACCGGAGGGCTGTGTAGGGCTGGAAGACAGCTTTAACGGACTGAAGGCGGTGAGAGCTTCAGGAGCTTTCACCCTAGGTCTTGCCACAACGAACAGCAGAGAAGCCATCCAGCCGCTATCCGACTATGTGATAGATGATTACAGAGGTTTCAGCTTTGCTGACTTGCAGCGCATCGTGGAGAATGCGAAATAGATTCAACGCAGAACAATAAATAAAACAAAATAAAAAATGGGATATTTATCTACTGACAAGAAGAAAATTACCACCAAGACCTTCGCAGAAATGAAGAAGGCTGGCGAGAAAGTAACCATGCTGACAGCATACGACTTTACAACAGCCGGAATTATAGATGCTGCAGGAATTGACTCTATATTAATAGGTGATTCGGCCAGCAATGTGATGGCAGGAAATGCAGACACATTGCCGATTACCGTAGACCAGATGATTTATCACGCCCGCAGCGTGGCACGTGCCTGCCAGCATGCTTTCGTGGTTTGCGACATGCCTTTCGGCAGCTATCAGATCAGCAAGGAAGAGGCGCTGCGCAATGCTTGCCGCATGATGAAGGAGACGGGTGTAGACGCTCTGAAACTGGAAGGCGGCGTAGAAATCTGCGACACGGTTAAGGCGCTGGTTAATGCCGGAATCCCTGTTCATGGTCATCTCGGACTTACCCCGCAGAGCGTTAATAAGTTTGGCGGTTATGGCATTCGTGCCAAGGAAGAGGCTGAGGCACAGAAGCTTATCAGCGACGCTATTGCACTGGACGAAGCAGGCTGCTTTGCCATCGTGCTGGAAAAGGTTCCTGCTAAGCTCGCTGCTGAAGTAAGCAAGAAGGTAAAGGCTGTAACAATCGGAATCGGTGCAGGTAACGGCTGCGACGGACAGGTTCTGGTTTATGCTGATGCACTTGGAATGACACAGGGCTTCAAGCCTAAGTTCCTGCGCCACTTTGCTCAGGTAGGCGAGGAAATGACCAAGGGTGTGAAGGCTTATATTGATGCGGTGAAGACCGTAGATTATCCTAGCGCTGAAGAGAGTTATTAACATTAACTCTCTTTTTAGCGAAGTGTAAGAGAGTATAAATACGATAGATTCATAAAAGAGTTTAGAATAATGGATACACAAAATACACCAGTACATATCAAACTGTGGCACAAGGACTTCTGGCGATTATGCTTTGCCAACCTCTTGCTGATGTCGAGTGTGTACATGCTCGTTTTTGCCATTCCTTATTTCCTGAATCAGGAGAATTTCCAGCAGTGGCAAATTGGGTGTGTGCTTCTTGCATACGGCTTGGGATTGTTTCTGTTTGGCGGCTTCTGCTCTTATCTGGTGCAGCGCTACCGCAGGAATATGGTCTGTCAGCTTTCCATTTTAAGTGTGGTTGTTTGTCATTCGGTTCTTTACTATCTGGATACGTTCTGGAACATCAGGTTTTCTTTTGAGATTCTCCTGGCGGTCCGTTTTCTGTTGGGAGCATTTCTGGGGTTGGCTCAGATGACGCTTGCCAGTACGCTGGTTATTGATTCCTGCGAGTCGTTCCAGCGCACCGAGGCTAATTATATTACCTCCTGGTTTGCCCGCTTTTCGATAGCTGTAGGACCCTTGTTGGCATTTTTTGTTTACAACTATTTCGGCATGGGCTATGTTTTCCCTACGGCTTCGTTGCTGGCTTTGGGAGCCTTCGTGCTGGTTTCTCGCGCCAAGTTTCCTTTCAAGGCGCCTGCCGAAGGAATCAAGGTATTCAGCCTCGACCGCTTCTATCTGCCACAGGGAACTCCGCTGTTTGTCAATATTATCCTGATTACTTTTTCTGCGGGATTATACTTTTCTGTGCCTCATTCTACTGGTAACTTTCTGATGATTTTCGGAGGATTGGTCTTGGCGTTCCTGGCAGAAAAGTTTGTCTTTGCTGATGCAGATCTGAAGAGTCAGATAATCGTAGGTCTGATATTGTTGGCTTCTGCTGAACTGATTTCGTTCGGAAGTCAGGAGTTTGCTGTAGAAATCGTGGTTCCAACCTTGCTGGGTTTCAGCTTGGGAATCATCGGAAGCCGTTTCCTGCTCTTCTATATCAAGCTTGCCAAACATTGCCAGCGCGGCACGAGCGTGAACTCGTTCTTCCTGGCTTGGGAATTGGGATTGAGCTTGGGACTCGGTCTCGGATTCCTGTTCCATAATCTTCCGGCGAGAGCGCATTTTGACGTAGATCATCCTGTATATAATATGATTGAATCAGGGATGTTGCACTATGCGCTTCTTTTTACAATCGTATCGTTGCTGGTGTACAATTTCTTGGTTCATCCTTGGTACATGAAGCATAAAAACAGATAAAATATTTGAAATCTCGTTTGTTTCATAAAAGCTATTCTTTAAAAGAACCTAAAAATAGCTTTTATGAAACATTTTTAATATTATTTAGATAGTTTTTTTCGCTTTTGTGGCTTAATTTGAGTACTTTTGCGTTTAGTTTTGGAAATATATTGTTTGAATTAAGAAATTAAACGTAAAAATATAGAATTATGGCAGAAGCTATTGATATCCGCGAATTGAATATCCGGATAGAACAACAAAGTCAGTTTGTTACCAACCTGGTAATGGGCATGAATAAGGTAATCGTAGGTCAGAAACACCTTGTAGATTGCCTTCTTATCGGTCTTCTCTCTGATGGTCATATCCTGCTTGAGGGTGTACCTGGACTGGCGAAGACACTTGCAATCAAGACATTGTCACAGCTTATCAGCTCCGACTATAGCCGCATTCAGTTTACTCCTGATCTGTTGCCTGCCGATGTGGTGGGAACTCAGATTTATTCACAGAAAGATGAGGCTTTCCATGTAAAGCGCGGTCCAGTCTTCGCCAATTTCGTTTTGGCAGATGAGATTAACCGTGCCCCAGCCAAGGTGCAGAGTGCGCTGCTCGAGGCAATGCAGGAACACCAGGTTACCATTGGTGATGAAACCTTCAAACTGCCTAGTCCGTTCCTGGTAATGGCTACACAGAACCCTATCGAACAGGAAGGAACCTATCAGTTGCCTGAAGCACAGGTAGACCGTTTCCTGCTGAAGGTAATCATCGATTATCCTACACTGGAAGAGGAGAAGCTCATCATCCGCGAGAATATCCAGGGCGGACTTCCTGAGGTTACTCCTGTAACATCAGCTGAGGAGATTCTGAAGGCTCGCAAGATTGTAAACGAGGTTTATCTCGATGAGAAGATAGAACAGTATATTGCCGATATCGTCTTCGCTTCACGTTATCCTGAGCGCTACGGACTGGGCGAACTGAAAGACATGATTACCTTCGGCGGCAGTCCTCGTGCCAGCATCTCTCTTGCCAAGGCAGCCAGAGCCTATGCGTTTATCAAGCATCGCGGCTATGTGATTCCTGAAGATGTAAGAGCTGTGGCTCATGACGTAATGCGCCATCGTATAGGCCTTTCTTACGAGGCTGAGGCAAGCAATGTGACAAGTGAGGAAATCGTAAGCCGCATCATTAATAAGGTGGAAGTGCCTTGATCGTTAACAGTTTATAGTTAACAGTTTATAGTTAACAGTTAATAGTTTATAGTTAATAGTTTAGGATTTTGGATACACAAGATATCTTAAAAAAGGTTCGGAAGATAGAAATCAAGACTCGCGGACTGAGTCAGAACATCTTCGCTGGTCAGTATCATTCTGCCTTCAAGGGTAGGGGAATGGCCTTTGCCGAGGTGCGCGAATATCAGTATGGCGATGATGTGAGAGACATCGACTGGAACGTGACCGCCCGCTTTCATAAGCCTTACGTCAAGGTGTTTGAAGAGGAAAGGGAACTTACCGTGATGCTGCTCGTAGACGTCAGCGGGTCGCTCGATTTCGGTACGATGAAGCAGATGAAGCGCGATCTGGCTACTGAGATTGCTGCCACACTCGCCTTCAGTGCCATTCAGAACAATGACAAGATAGGTGTCATCTTCTTCTCTGACCGTATCGAGAAGTACATTCCGCCTAAGAAAGGAAGAAAGCATATTCTCTATATCATCAGGGAAATGCTCAACTTCCAGCCGCAAAGCCAGCGTACCGACATCGGCTGCGCCCTGGAATATTTCACCCGCGTGATGAAACGCCACTGCACAGCTTTCGTAATCAGCGACTTCTACGATCATAAGGATTTCCAGCATCAGCTGCAGATTGCCAACCAGAAACATGATGTAGTAGCCATCCAGGTTTACGACCCACGTGCCAAGGTGCTGCCTGATGTAGGACTGCTCAAGGTGATGGATGCAGAAACCGGACACGAAATGTATATTGATACAAGTTCGAAGAAACTGCGAATGGCTCATACCCAGCAATGGCTGATGCAGCAGGAGAATCTGAAAACCGACTTTGCCAAAAGCAAGGTCGACTGGACTTCGATTGCCACTAACGAGGACTTCTCGAAGGCGCTCCTGATGCTTTTCAAGCAGAGGGGCTGATAAACCGAAAGCTCAAAGTAAAGAAACTATGTTTAAAGTAAAGAATATCATATTGTCGCTCGCTCTCCTGGGATGCTCAGGCTTAGCTCAAGCCCAGCAGGTAGAGCAACGCATCGACTCGCTCCAGATACTGATAGGACAGCAGACCGTGCTGCATCTGAAAGCTTCGGTAAAGCAGGGCGATAAGGTGCAACTGCCATCTTTCAAGCCGCAGCAGCAAATTACGCCGGGAGTGGAAGTGGTAGAGCAGAGTAAGGGCGACACTTCGCACATAGGCGACGACCGCATGGTGGTGAGCCGCGACTATACGCTGACTTCATTTGATGAAAAGGTGTACGTGATTCCTGCGCTCAATGTGAAGGTAAACGGCAAGAACTGTCATGGCAACCAGCTTGCGCTGAAGGTGCTCACCGTGCCTGTAGATACGGTTCATCCCAACCAGTTCTATCCGCCTAAGGATGTTCAGGATAATCCTTTCTCCTGGAGCGAATGGAGCTCGCTCTTTTGGTTGAGCTTATTGCTGTTAATCCTCTGTGGTGCATGGCTTTATTTGCGCAACAGACTGAAGAACAACAAGCCGATTATCACCCATATCCGCATCGTAAAACGTGTTCCGGCTCATGAAAAGGCGCTGAATCAAATCAACGTCATCAAGCAGCAGCACGTTGAGAATCAGGAAACACAGAAGGCTTACTACACCCAGCTTACCAATACGCTGAGAGAATATATCGTGAGCCGTTTCGGATTCAATGCCATGGAGATGACCAGTGCCGAAATCATCGAACGTTTGCGCGAAGCAGGCGACCAGAAGATGATAGATGAACTGAAGGAACTCTTCCAGACTGCCGATCTCGTGAAGTTTGCCAAATATGAAACTCTGGTGAATGAGAACGACGCAAACCTGGTGAATGCCATCAACTTCATCGACCAGACCAAGACAGATGAGAAACCTACAGAAGAAAAGGTGGTTCCGCAGCTGACCAACGAAGAGCAGAAGACGCAATCTCAGCGCCGCCTCATC
This window encodes:
- the ruvC gene encoding crossover junction endodeoxyribonuclease RuvC: MIKKSNTEKIILGIDPGTNVMGYGVIRIIGNKAELVVMGVIDMRKESDPYLRLGKIFDRVTGIIDSYLPDEMAIEAPFFGKNVQSMLKLGRAQGVAIAAAIHHSVPIHEYAPLKIKMAITGQGQASKEQVAGMLQRLLHIQQDEMPKFMDATDALGAAYCHFLQMNRPETDAKYYSSWKDFATKNQSRIKK
- a CDS encoding MFS transporter — encoded protein: MDTQNTPVHIKLWHKDFWRLCFANLLLMSSVYMLVFAIPYFLNQENFQQWQIGCVLLAYGLGLFLFGGFCSYLVQRYRRNMVCQLSILSVVVCHSVLYYLDTFWNIRFSFEILLAVRFLLGAFLGLAQMTLASTLVIDSCESFQRTEANYITSWFARFSIAVGPLLAFFVYNYFGMGYVFPTASLLALGAFVLVSRAKFPFKAPAEGIKVFSLDRFYLPQGTPLFVNIILITFSAGLYFSVPHSTGNFLMIFGGLVLAFLAEKFVFADADLKSQIIVGLILLASAELISFGSQEFAVEIVVPTLLGFSLGIIGSRFLLFYIKLAKHCQRGTSVNSFFLAWELGLSLGLGLGFLFHNLPARAHFDVDHPVYNMIESGMLHYALLFTIVSLLVYNFLVHPWYMKHKNR
- a CDS encoding ATP-binding cassette domain-containing protein produces the protein MQKIISIKNGVTRMPEWRMADPVNFEACDGEHIAIVGPNGGGKSMFVDIIVGRHPLLMHDPDYDFSPSQKTMVSDNIKYITFRDTYGGDNDRTYFLQQRWNQLEIDENTPIVKDKLEEAYRMAGEDTPERRALQQHIYELFHMQHLMDKYTILLSSGELRKFKLASTLFSEPRVLIMDNPFIGLDAETRDQLKELLKTLSSERALQIILVLSKSDDIPDFITHVVEVKDMKVLPKVTLAEYLAGRESAPAHVLSPELEQAIVDQPYSDREYHTQEVVKMNKVRIQYGERIILNDLDWTVMNGERWALSGQNGAGKSTLLSLVCADNPQSYACDITLFDNPRGSGESIWDIKKHIGYVSPELHRSYQRDLPAIRIVASGLMDSVGLYVKPKEEDMDKCRFWMKVFGLEGLEDRGFLKLSSGEQRLVLLARAFVKDPELLILDEPLHGLDNRNRRLVKDVIEAFCRRQNKTMIMVTHYKEELPACIDHSIFLLRHTND
- the rsmG gene encoding 16S rRNA (guanine(527)-N(7))-methyltransferase RsmG translates to MIEIIEKYFPNLTEEQKKQFEALDALYRDWNSKINVISRKDIDNLYEHHVLHSLAIAKAIHFRPGTEILDFGCGGGFPGIPLAILFPECKFKLIDGTGKKIRVCNEVATAINLQNLKAEHLRGEDEKGKYDFVVSRAVMQLPDLMKIIKKNFKQKGQNALPNGLMCLKGGNLKEELKQYFKISEITPLSTFFDEEWFSQDKQLVYVPA
- the panB gene encoding 3-methyl-2-oxobutanoate hydroxymethyltransferase, giving the protein MGYLSTDKKKITTKTFAEMKKAGEKVTMLTAYDFTTAGIIDAAGIDSILIGDSASNVMAGNADTLPITVDQMIYHARSVARACQHAFVVCDMPFGSYQISKEEALRNACRMMKETGVDALKLEGGVEICDTVKALVNAGIPVHGHLGLTPQSVNKFGGYGIRAKEEAEAQKLISDAIALDEAGCFAIVLEKVPAKLAAEVSKKVKAVTIGIGAGNGCDGQVLVYADALGMTQGFKPKFLRHFAQVGEEMTKGVKAYIDAVKTVDYPSAEESY
- a CDS encoding GNAT family N-acetyltransferase — its product is METERILLRYWQESDAEALFKYASDPDVGPRAGWPAHKSVEESREIIRTFFHNDTTWAIVLKETGEAIGCIGYYTHETSNIPIGENDCEVGYWVGKPFWNQGICTEALKLMLDYCINEKHFENIWADHFTGNPASGKVMEKCGFSDTGMLNRCSQLVGGDKEMVKVFKYNG
- a CDS encoding HAD family phosphatase, with product MIKAALFDLDGVVFDTESQYSIFWGMIGREYHPEMPDFEYRIKGQTLVQIYDKYFTDEAVFAHIEGFTGAKEEQAKITARLDEFEKTMQYEYIAGFEDFISDLKQHGVKCAVVTSSNIQKMLNVYERHPEFKAYFDRVLTSEDFAESKPHPDCYLKGAAYFGVEPEGCVGLEDSFNGLKAVRASGAFTLGLATTNSREAIQPLSDYVIDDYRGFSFADLQRIVENAK
- a CDS encoding MBL fold metallo-hydrolase, which gives rise to MLHIERFQVNMLQENCYVVSDETKECVIIDCGAFYPEERTAITQYIKENQLKPVHLLVTHGHLDHNFGNNTIYQEFGLKPEVSAADEKLMKGLAKQAETFYQMQLDYQFPPIGRFFEDEEVIKFGNHEFQVIATPGHSSGSVTFYCEAEHVAFTGDTLFHNSIGRTDFPGGSMFRIINSLRHLGQLPDETQVLPGHGEYTSIGEELAHNPYMDR
- a CDS encoding smalltalk protein; translation: MKANTWKTILQIAISILTAIATTLGVTSCMG
- a CDS encoding MoxR family ATPase is translated as MAEAIDIRELNIRIEQQSQFVTNLVMGMNKVIVGQKHLVDCLLIGLLSDGHILLEGVPGLAKTLAIKTLSQLISSDYSRIQFTPDLLPADVVGTQIYSQKDEAFHVKRGPVFANFVLADEINRAPAKVQSALLEAMQEHQVTIGDETFKLPSPFLVMATQNPIEQEGTYQLPEAQVDRFLLKVIIDYPTLEEEKLIIRENIQGGLPEVTPVTSAEEILKARKIVNEVYLDEKIEQYIADIVFASRYPERYGLGELKDMITFGGSPRASISLAKAARAYAFIKHRGYVIPEDVRAVAHDVMRHRIGLSYEAEASNVTSEEIVSRIINKVEVP